One Mycobacterium kubicae genomic window carries:
- the cysD gene encoding sulfate adenylyltransferase subunit CysD: protein MTTTEALHVDELRLLEAEAVHIIREVVAELERPVLLFSAGKDSIVLLRLAEKAFRPMPLPFPVMHVDTGHNFPEVIEFRDRRVTGEGHKLIVASVQESIDKGRVPDPGPNASRNRAQTRTLLDALEEGGFDAAFGGARRDEERARAKERILSFRDEFGQWDPRAQRPEPWSLYNGRIKRGEQVRVFPLSNWTELDVWRYIELEDLEIPSIYYAHEREVFERDGILLAVSDYASPTDGETAAVEWVRYRTVGDLTITGAVRSKATDITGVITEISAATVSERGETRADDRTSAAAMEDRKREGYF from the coding sequence ATGACGACAACCGAGGCGCTGCACGTCGACGAGCTGCGGCTGCTGGAAGCCGAAGCGGTCCACATCATCCGCGAGGTCGTCGCCGAGCTGGAACGGCCGGTGCTGCTGTTCTCCGCCGGCAAAGACTCCATCGTCCTGCTTCGCTTGGCGGAGAAGGCATTTCGGCCGATGCCACTGCCGTTCCCAGTGATGCACGTCGACACCGGCCACAACTTCCCCGAGGTGATCGAGTTCCGTGACCGCCGCGTCACCGGTGAGGGACACAAGCTCATCGTCGCGTCGGTGCAGGAATCCATCGACAAAGGCCGGGTTCCCGACCCCGGCCCCAACGCCTCTCGCAACCGCGCCCAGACCCGCACCCTGCTCGACGCGCTGGAGGAAGGCGGATTCGACGCGGCCTTCGGCGGCGCCCGCCGCGACGAGGAGCGCGCGCGAGCCAAGGAACGGATTCTGAGCTTCCGCGACGAGTTCGGGCAGTGGGATCCACGCGCGCAGCGACCGGAACCGTGGTCGCTGTACAACGGCCGCATCAAGCGGGGCGAGCAGGTCCGCGTGTTCCCGCTGAGCAACTGGACCGAGCTCGACGTCTGGCGCTACATCGAACTGGAAGACCTTGAAATACCGTCGATTTACTACGCGCATGAGCGTGAGGTGTTCGAACGAGACGGCATCCTGCTCGCCGTCTCCGACTACGCCAGCCCGACCGACGGGGAGACCGCGGCCGTGGAATGGGTGCGGTACCGCACCGTCGGCGACCTGACCATCACCGGCGCCGTGCGGTCCAAAGCGACCGATATCACCGGCGTCATCACCGAGATCTCCGCGGCGACGGTGTCCGAGCGCGGGGAGACCCGCGCCGATGACCGCACGTCGGCCGCTGCGATGGAAGACCGCAAGCGAGAGGGCTACTTCTGA
- the cysC gene encoding adenylyl-sulfate kinase, translating into MTTTENSEATENFQPAKGITRQLLRITTAGSVDDGKSTLIGRLLHDTDSLPLDHLEAVTDEEGVADLAALSDGLRAEREQGITIDVAYRFFSTATRSYILADTPGHERYTRNMFTGASNAHVAILLVDARAGVLRQTRRHARIAKLLGIKHYVAKHYVATVNKIDLVDFDEATFRDVEDQLQQMADRLGIVKVTVIPIAAKHGDNVVHRSERTPWYDGPTLLEYLENVELAAPQAEASRLRLPVQWVSRPTAEVRRRYTGRLAAGTLSVGDPVVSLPAGTRSTVTALDTLDEERTTAVAPLSVSIELADDIDVGRGDVLISGAEDAVAPVLAREIHANVCWFVDAPLRAGDRLALKQTTKTVRATVQELHSRLDPETLDEVDQPVELSLNDIGTVTLRTSSVVVADPYVDNRDSGAFILIDETTNDTVGAGTIIEGREVKPGTHARTDIRWHPSALDRNHRWRATGQAGATIWFTGLPASGKSTVAVAVERALVESGRVAYLLDGDNLRHGLSDDLGFSPGDRTENIRRVGHLTRLLADAGVVALASLVSPLKSDRETARALNDAAKLPFIEVHVATSLQECERRDPKGLYARARKGELTGLTGVDAPYEPPENPDLVLDTTDANIDELVAQVIDLLDERSPRPAQEP; encoded by the coding sequence ATGACCACTACCGAAAACTCAGAGGCAACCGAGAACTTCCAGCCGGCCAAGGGCATCACGCGACAACTGCTGCGCATCACCACCGCCGGCTCGGTGGACGACGGCAAGAGCACGTTGATCGGTCGACTCCTGCACGACACCGACAGCCTGCCGCTGGACCATCTGGAAGCCGTCACCGACGAAGAAGGCGTGGCCGACCTGGCCGCGCTGTCTGACGGCCTGCGCGCCGAACGCGAGCAGGGCATCACCATCGACGTCGCCTACCGCTTCTTTTCCACCGCCACGCGCAGCTACATCCTCGCCGACACCCCCGGTCACGAGCGCTACACCCGCAACATGTTCACCGGCGCGTCCAACGCGCATGTGGCGATCCTGCTGGTCGACGCCCGCGCCGGCGTGCTGCGCCAGACCCGCAGGCACGCGCGGATCGCCAAGCTGCTGGGCATCAAACATTACGTCGCGAAACATTACGTCGCGACGGTCAACAAGATCGACCTGGTGGACTTCGACGAAGCCACCTTCCGCGACGTGGAAGACCAGCTGCAGCAGATGGCGGACCGCCTGGGCATCGTGAAGGTCACGGTGATCCCGATCGCGGCCAAGCACGGGGACAACGTTGTGCACCGCTCCGAGCGCACCCCCTGGTATGACGGCCCTACCTTGCTGGAGTACCTGGAGAACGTGGAATTGGCCGCACCCCAAGCCGAGGCGTCGCGGCTGCGGCTGCCGGTGCAGTGGGTGTCGCGCCCGACCGCCGAGGTGCGCCGTCGCTACACGGGACGGCTGGCGGCGGGCACGCTCAGTGTCGGTGACCCGGTGGTGTCGTTGCCGGCCGGCACCCGGTCGACGGTCACCGCGCTGGACACCCTCGACGAGGAGCGTACGACAGCCGTTGCGCCGCTGTCGGTTTCGATTGAATTGGCCGACGACATCGACGTGGGCCGCGGTGACGTGCTGATCAGCGGGGCCGAGGACGCCGTCGCGCCGGTGCTGGCCCGCGAGATCCACGCCAACGTCTGCTGGTTCGTCGACGCACCACTGCGCGCCGGTGACCGGCTGGCACTCAAGCAGACCACCAAGACCGTCCGCGCGACCGTACAGGAGCTGCACTCGCGGCTCGACCCCGAAACCCTCGACGAGGTGGACCAGCCAGTCGAGTTGTCGCTCAACGACATCGGCACCGTCACACTGCGGACCAGTTCGGTCGTCGTCGCCGATCCCTATGTCGACAACCGCGACAGCGGCGCGTTCATCCTGATCGACGAGACCACCAACGACACCGTCGGCGCTGGCACCATCATCGAGGGGCGCGAAGTCAAGCCGGGCACGCACGCCCGCACCGACATCCGTTGGCACCCATCGGCTTTGGATCGCAACCACCGGTGGCGGGCCACCGGGCAAGCCGGCGCGACGATCTGGTTCACCGGCCTGCCCGCATCCGGCAAATCGACCGTCGCGGTCGCGGTGGAACGGGCATTGGTGGAATCCGGCAGGGTCGCCTACCTGCTCGACGGTGACAATCTGCGGCACGGGCTGTCCGACGACTTGGGCTTCTCCCCCGGTGACCGCACCGAAAACATCCGCCGAGTAGGGCATTTGACGCGCCTGCTGGCCGACGCCGGAGTGGTCGCGCTGGCGTCGCTGGTGTCACCGCTGAAGTCCGACCGCGAAACCGCCCGTGCGCTCAATGACGCCGCCAAACTGCCGTTCATCGAGGTCCACGTCGCCACGTCGCTGCAAGAGTGTGAAAGGCGCGACCCCAAGGGCCTTTACGCGCGCGCCCGCAAGGGCGAGCTGACCGGGTTGACCGGAGTCGACGCGCCCTATGAGCCCCCGGAAAACCCCGACCTGGTGCTCGACACCACCGACGCCAACATCGACGAACTCGTCGCCCAGGTGATCGATCTGCTCGACGAACGCAGCCCGCGCCCTGCCCAGGAGCCCTAG
- a CDS encoding YeiH family protein, translating to MAVTTVHAGSDETESQGAFASTRPLQYVPGILLLIAVGLLGKYAQIWWNALARHQHWTVPDIEYVLWAILIGLLITNTIGLHSIFRPGVATYEFWLKAGIVVLGSRFVLGDVAKLGGISLIQILIDMTVAGAIILVAARAFGLSGKLGSLLAIGTSICGVSAIVAAKGAIRARNSDVSYAIAAILALGAVALFALPPLGHAIGLSDNEFGLWAGLSVDNTAETTATGYLFSDHAGKVAVLVKSVRNALIGFVVLGFALYWAARGQADEVAPGVPAKAAFIWAKFPKFVLGFLAVSAIATAGWLSKGQIANLANVSKWAFLLTFAGVGLNTDIRQIARTGWRPLVVAVIGLTVVALVSLGVVLLTSRGLHWGIGAHAK from the coding sequence ATGGCCGTGACCACAGTGCACGCCGGCAGCGACGAAACGGAGAGCCAAGGCGCCTTCGCCAGCACCCGGCCACTTCAGTACGTGCCGGGCATCCTGCTGCTGATCGCCGTCGGGTTGCTGGGCAAGTACGCCCAGATCTGGTGGAACGCCCTGGCCCGCCACCAACACTGGACGGTGCCCGACATCGAGTACGTGTTGTGGGCGATCCTGATCGGGCTGCTCATCACCAACACGATCGGCCTGCACTCGATCTTCCGGCCCGGGGTGGCGACTTACGAATTCTGGCTCAAGGCCGGCATCGTCGTGCTCGGGTCCCGCTTCGTGCTCGGCGATGTCGCCAAATTGGGCGGCATCAGCCTGATTCAGATCCTCATCGACATGACGGTCGCGGGAGCCATCATCTTGGTCGCCGCACGCGCCTTCGGCCTGTCGGGCAAGCTGGGCTCGCTGCTGGCGATCGGCACTTCCATCTGCGGCGTGTCGGCCATCGTCGCCGCAAAGGGCGCCATCCGGGCCCGTAACTCCGATGTCAGCTATGCCATCGCGGCAATCCTGGCGCTGGGCGCGGTAGCGCTGTTCGCACTGCCGCCGCTGGGTCACGCAATCGGTCTCTCGGACAACGAATTCGGGTTGTGGGCCGGGTTGTCGGTCGACAACACCGCCGAAACCACGGCGACGGGCTATCTGTTCTCCGATCACGCCGGGAAGGTCGCGGTGCTGGTCAAGTCGGTCCGCAACGCGTTGATCGGTTTCGTGGTACTCGGTTTCGCGTTGTACTGGGCCGCGCGCGGGCAGGCCGACGAGGTTGCGCCCGGTGTGCCGGCCAAGGCCGCTTTCATCTGGGCCAAGTTCCCCAAGTTCGTCCTGGGATTCCTGGCTGTCTCGGCGATCGCCACCGCCGGCTGGTTGAGCAAGGGCCAAATCGCCAATCTGGCCAACGTCTCCAAATGGGCGTTCCTGCTCACCTTCGCCGGTGTCGGACTCAACACCGACATCCGGCAGATCGCCCGCACTGGTTGGCGCCCGCTGGTCGTCGCCGTCATCGGACTGACCGTCGTGGCGTTGGTGTCGCTGGGGGTTGTCCTGCTCACCTCACGCGGACTGCACTGGGGCATCGGAGCGCACGCCAAGTAG
- a CDS encoding GAP family protein, with product MWITILVMAVAVSLEPFRIGMTALLLNRPRPMLQLLAFLCGGFAMGIGVGLAILFVFRQWLDKGPLDTHQLSLPRVQILIGGLAVLVAAVLALRTVLGRHSPSDEERRTQPPKVARWAQQLVQGGSLWVAAVAGLGIALPSVDYLAALAVILASGATATKQVAALVLFNVAAFALLEIPLLAYLFAPNKTHTAVQALNDWIRSRRRIEVATLLAGVGAVLLAVGLAGLC from the coding sequence ATGTGGATCACCATCCTGGTGATGGCCGTCGCTGTCAGCCTCGAACCCTTCCGGATCGGCATGACGGCGTTGCTGCTGAACAGGCCCCGCCCGATGTTGCAGCTGCTGGCCTTCCTGTGCGGGGGCTTCGCGATGGGTATCGGCGTGGGTCTGGCGATTCTGTTCGTCTTCCGGCAGTGGCTGGACAAGGGGCCGCTCGATACCCATCAGTTGTCGTTACCCCGGGTGCAGATACTGATCGGCGGGCTGGCGGTGCTGGTCGCCGCCGTCCTGGCGCTGCGGACCGTCCTGGGCCGCCATTCACCGTCTGACGAGGAGCGCCGAACGCAGCCGCCCAAGGTGGCCAGATGGGCCCAGCAGCTGGTGCAAGGCGGTTCGCTGTGGGTTGCCGCGGTAGCCGGTCTGGGCATCGCGCTGCCGTCGGTGGATTACCTGGCCGCGTTGGCCGTCATCCTGGCTTCGGGCGCCACGGCGACGAAACAAGTGGCGGCGCTGGTGCTGTTCAATGTGGCAGCCTTCGCGCTGCTCGAAATCCCGCTGCTGGCATACCTGTTCGCCCCCAACAAGACCCATACCGCTGTGCAAGCGCTGAACGACTGGATCCGGTCGCGACGCCGGATCGAGGTCGCCACCTTGCTCGCCGGCGTGGGCGCCGTGCTGCTTGCCGTGGGGCTGGCCGGCTTGTGCTGA
- a CDS encoding alpha/beta hydrolase produces the protein MKRIAAVLGSVLGLAFTANGYRPLSKSGYGSLYAFAYGLFASELPMQTLGAQFAALVAVSRRLSPRVLRVSWLVSAVSWVGLLGLRHIGRSADGPLTAALDAGLGPDRRKDGGELWKRPAPEGATAKKPGVARMLRIYRDYAHDGDISYGECGSRNELDIWRRPDLDRGGRAPVLLQVPGGAWMVGNKRGQAHPLMSHLAELGWVCVAINYRLSPRSTWPDHIVDVKRAIAWTKEHIAEYGGDPDWIAITGGSAGGHLSSLAALTPNDPQFQPGFEEADTRVQAAVPFYGVYDFTRNDSSMHPLLGAVLAKNVFKLRRAETAEPFRNASPITHISEDAPPFFVLHGTNDSLIPVEQARSFTARLRQVSRQPVVYAELPYAQHAFDIFGSARAAHAAVAVEQFLAQIYASRPVAAAQRLA, from the coding sequence GTGAAGCGAATAGCGGCCGTGTTGGGGTCCGTGTTGGGTTTGGCGTTCACCGCCAACGGTTACCGCCCGCTTTCCAAGAGTGGCTACGGGTCGCTGTACGCCTTCGCTTACGGCCTGTTCGCCTCCGAGCTGCCGATGCAGACCCTCGGCGCCCAGTTCGCGGCGCTGGTTGCGGTGTCTCGGCGGTTGTCGCCGCGGGTGCTGCGCGTGTCCTGGCTGGTGTCGGCGGTGTCTTGGGTGGGGTTGCTGGGGTTGCGGCACATCGGTCGGTCGGCCGACGGGCCACTGACCGCGGCGCTGGACGCCGGGTTGGGGCCGGATCGCCGCAAAGACGGTGGTGAGCTGTGGAAGCGGCCGGCGCCCGAGGGCGCAACCGCCAAGAAGCCGGGCGTGGCGCGCATGCTGCGCATCTATCGCGATTACGCGCACGACGGGGACATCAGTTACGGGGAGTGCGGTTCGCGCAACGAGCTCGACATCTGGCGCCGCCCCGACCTTGATCGCGGCGGCCGGGCTCCGGTGCTGCTGCAGGTCCCTGGTGGGGCGTGGATGGTCGGGAACAAGCGTGGCCAGGCGCATCCCCTGATGAGCCATCTGGCCGAGCTGGGCTGGGTTTGTGTGGCCATCAACTACCGCCTCAGCCCGCGGTCCACCTGGCCCGACCACATCGTCGACGTCAAACGCGCGATCGCCTGGACCAAAGAACACATCGCCGAATACGGCGGCGACCCGGACTGGATCGCGATCACCGGCGGCTCGGCCGGCGGACACTTGTCCTCGCTGGCCGCGCTGACTCCCAACGACCCGCAGTTTCAGCCGGGCTTCGAAGAAGCCGACACCCGCGTCCAGGCCGCCGTGCCCTTCTACGGTGTCTACGACTTCACCCGCAACGACAGCTCCATGCATCCGTTGCTGGGTGCGGTGCTGGCCAAGAACGTCTTCAAGTTGCGGCGTGCGGAGACCGCGGAGCCGTTCCGCAACGCCTCACCGATCACCCACATCTCCGAAGACGCGCCGCCGTTCTTCGTGCTGCACGGCACCAACGACTCGTTGATTCCCGTCGAGCAGGCCCGCAGCTTCACCGCGCGCCTGCGGCAGGTGAGCCGGCAGCCCGTCGTCTACGCCGAACTGCCCTACGCCCAGCACGCTTTCGACATCTTCGGGTCGGCCCGCGCGGCGCACGCCGCGGTGGCCGTCGAGCAATTCCTGGCCCAGATCTACGCGTCGCGTCCGGTGGCCGCCGCCCAGCGCCTGGCGTAG
- a CDS encoding APC family permease, which yields MTTSAGKPRIPLTLGDILKRVFLGKPLITEDLAAERLSNPVALGALSPDAISSTAYGPEQILIELLPHAGLAAFALLLPITGVILLILVLVAASYRQVVMAYTRAGGSYIVARDNFGPKVAQIAAAALLIDYVVTVAVQSAAGTVAVVSAIPRLGPFSLEITVGVVVVICYLNLRGLKEAGKPFAAATYLFVIMVGLTIVVGVVRHLVWGLPTYDAQHLAGTVPVHQGNGLVMGATILVLLRAFANGGSSLTGVEAISNTVDVFRKPEGRNASRVLTAMACTLGFLLAGVAYLAYATHATPYLSEYPSVLSQIGRAVFGGGLTGDIFFFLVQAATAAILFTGANTSFNGFPALASFVAEDRFLPRQLMKRGHRLVFSNGIIALTALSVALVITTGGSVNALVPFYAIGVFTGFSMAGYGMTKHHLTHREPGWRHRLAINLSAGILSTVVVGIFAVAKFTEGAWLVVVVFPLLVLMLMRLNREYRAEAAILEMFRTDRPELVKYARHRVYIFVNSVDLAVIEALRYGKGLRADELIAVHFMVDAIHAAQIRKRWDHFGLETPLRVVDCPDRRVTRSAQVLVATAAKEHPDTNVTVLLPRRTYAPLLGRLLHDRTADKIARAVSLIPDAAATIVPYDVQSRIKEAYPERFEQRIARELDKLEDWVTQSEDRDVDAYEHPERPPSVITVASLIPGHRATVEGRVNQIEDVTKGGRTSRWVVVGDDSGDLEITFHPGRGGSDIAPGQRVRVTGKARQNHDGPVAMVNPAYQVLEEPQETRDAGGAGEAGETG from the coding sequence GTGACCACTTCGGCGGGCAAGCCGCGTATCCCCCTGACCCTGGGCGACATCCTCAAGCGAGTGTTTCTGGGCAAGCCGCTGATCACCGAGGACCTGGCGGCCGAGCGACTGTCCAATCCGGTTGCGCTGGGCGCGCTTTCACCCGACGCCATCTCGTCGACCGCGTATGGTCCCGAACAGATCCTGATCGAGCTACTGCCCCATGCCGGGCTGGCGGCCTTCGCGTTGCTGCTGCCCATCACCGGGGTGATCTTGCTGATCCTGGTGTTGGTCGCCGCGTCCTATCGGCAGGTGGTGATGGCATACACCCGTGCCGGCGGTTCCTACATCGTCGCCCGGGACAACTTCGGCCCCAAAGTCGCACAGATCGCCGCCGCGGCACTGCTGATCGACTATGTGGTGACCGTGGCGGTGCAGTCGGCGGCCGGGACGGTCGCGGTGGTGTCGGCGATTCCGCGGTTGGGCCCGTTCAGCCTGGAAATCACCGTCGGCGTGGTGGTCGTCATCTGCTACTTGAACCTGCGCGGGCTGAAGGAAGCCGGGAAGCCGTTCGCGGCGGCCACCTACCTCTTCGTGATCATGGTCGGCCTGACCATCGTCGTCGGGGTTGTCCGCCACCTGGTGTGGGGATTGCCCACCTACGATGCGCAGCATCTGGCCGGAACCGTGCCCGTACATCAGGGCAACGGGCTGGTGATGGGTGCGACGATCCTGGTGTTACTGCGCGCTTTCGCCAACGGTGGCTCGTCGTTGACCGGCGTGGAGGCGATCTCCAACACCGTCGACGTCTTCCGGAAACCGGAGGGCCGCAACGCCAGTCGCGTGCTCACCGCGATGGCCTGCACTCTGGGCTTTTTGTTGGCCGGGGTGGCCTACCTGGCCTACGCCACCCACGCCACCCCCTACCTGTCCGAATATCCCTCGGTGCTCTCCCAGATCGGCCGGGCGGTCTTCGGCGGCGGGCTGACCGGGGACATCTTCTTCTTCCTCGTTCAAGCCGCTACTGCGGCAATCTTGTTCACCGGCGCCAACACCAGCTTCAACGGCTTCCCGGCGCTGGCCAGTTTCGTCGCCGAGGACCGCTTCTTGCCGCGGCAGCTGATGAAGCGGGGGCATCGGCTGGTGTTCTCCAACGGCATCATCGCGCTCACCGCGCTGTCGGTCGCGCTGGTGATCACCACCGGCGGCTCGGTCAATGCGCTGGTCCCGTTCTACGCCATCGGCGTATTCACCGGATTCTCCATGGCCGGCTACGGGATGACCAAACACCATCTGACACACCGGGAGCCGGGCTGGCGACACCGGCTCGCCATCAACCTGTCCGCCGGGATTCTTTCGACGGTCGTGGTGGGCATCTTCGCGGTGGCCAAGTTCACCGAAGGCGCGTGGCTGGTCGTCGTGGTCTTCCCGCTGCTGGTCCTCATGCTGATGCGGCTCAACCGCGAATACCGCGCGGAGGCGGCCATTCTCGAGATGTTCCGCACCGACCGTCCGGAGTTGGTGAAATACGCGCGGCACCGGGTGTACATCTTCGTGAACTCGGTGGACCTCGCGGTGATCGAGGCGTTGCGCTACGGGAAAGGATTGCGGGCCGACGAGCTGATCGCGGTGCACTTCATGGTCGACGCCATCCATGCCGCGCAGATCCGAAAGCGCTGGGACCACTTCGGACTCGAGACGCCGCTGCGGGTAGTGGACTGCCCGGATCGACGCGTCACCCGGTCGGCCCAGGTGCTGGTCGCGACGGCGGCGAAAGAACACCCCGACACCAACGTGACGGTGCTGCTGCCGCGTCGCACCTACGCGCCGCTGCTGGGACGACTCCTGCACGACCGCACGGCCGACAAGATCGCGCGGGCGGTCAGCCTGATACCGGACGCCGCGGCGACGATCGTGCCCTACGACGTGCAGTCGCGGATCAAAGAGGCTTATCCGGAACGCTTCGAGCAGCGGATCGCCCGAGAACTGGACAAGCTCGAAGATTGGGTGACGCAGTCAGAAGACCGCGACGTCGACGCCTACGAGCATCCCGAGCGGCCGCCATCGGTGATCACCGTGGCCAGCCTCATCCCCGGCCACCGCGCCACCGTGGAAGGGCGGGTCAACCAGATCGAGGACGTCACCAAAGGCGGGCGCACGTCGCGTTGGGTCGTCGTCGGCGACGACAGCGGCGACCTGGAGATCACCTTCCACCCCGGCCGGGGCGGGTCAGACATCGCGCCGGGCCAGCGGGTACGCGTCACCGGTAAAGCCCGCCAGAACCACGACGGGCCGGTGGCCATGGTCAACCCGGCCTACCAGGTCCTCGAGGAGCCACAGGAAACCCGCGACGCCGGAGGCGCGGGAGAAGCCGGCGAAACCGGCTGA
- the dapC gene encoding succinyldiaminopimelate transaminase, translating to MSASLPVFPWDTLADAKAVAGAHPDGIVDLSVGTPADPVAPVIQEALAAASAAPGYPATAGTLQLRESAVAALARRYGITGLAEAAVLPVIGTKELIAWLPTLLGIGPADAVVVPELAYPTYDVGARLAGATVLQADSLTQLGPRTPALVYLNSPSNPTGRVLGLDHLRKVVDWARDRGVLVASDECYLGLAWDAQPYSVLHPSVCGGDHTGLLAVHSLSKTSSLAGYRAGFVTGDAGLVAELLAVRKHAGMMVPTPVQAAMVAALDDDDHEKMQRERYARRRAALLPALRSAGFTVDHSEAGLYLWASRGQGCHDTVAWFAERGILVAPGDFYGPRGGRHVRVALTATDERIDAAARRLS from the coding sequence GTGTCGGCGTCCCTGCCGGTTTTCCCGTGGGACACCCTCGCCGACGCCAAAGCGGTGGCCGGTGCCCACCCGGACGGCATCGTCGACCTGTCCGTCGGCACGCCCGCCGATCCGGTCGCGCCGGTCATCCAGGAGGCGCTGGCCGCCGCCAGTGCTGCACCCGGCTATCCCGCCACCGCCGGGACCCTGCAGCTGCGGGAATCGGCGGTCGCCGCGCTGGCCCGCCGCTACGGGATCACCGGGTTGGCCGAAGCGGCGGTGTTGCCCGTCATCGGCACCAAGGAGCTCATCGCCTGGCTGCCGACACTGCTGGGCATCGGGCCCGCCGACGCGGTCGTGGTGCCCGAATTGGCGTACCCGACCTACGACGTCGGTGCGCGGCTGGCCGGCGCCACCGTGCTGCAAGCCGACTCGTTGACCCAGCTGGGACCGCGGACCCCGGCCTTGGTGTATCTCAACTCGCCGAGCAACCCGACCGGGCGGGTGTTGGGCCTGGACCATCTGCGCAAGGTCGTCGACTGGGCGCGCGACCGGGGCGTGCTGGTGGCCTCCGACGAGTGCTACCTCGGTTTGGCGTGGGACGCGCAGCCGTACTCGGTGCTCCACCCGTCGGTGTGCGGCGGCGACCACACCGGACTGCTGGCGGTGCATTCGCTGTCCAAGACTTCGTCGCTGGCCGGCTACCGAGCCGGCTTCGTCACCGGCGACGCGGGCCTGGTTGCTGAATTGCTGGCGGTGCGTAAGCACGCCGGCATGATGGTGCCCACTCCGGTGCAGGCCGCCATGGTCGCCGCCCTGGACGACGACGACCACGAGAAGATGCAGCGCGAGCGGTACGCGCGGCGGCGGGCCGCGCTGTTGCCTGCCCTGCGCTCGGCGGGTTTCACCGTCGACCATTCCGAGGCCGGGCTCTACCTCTGGGCCAGCCGCGGCCAGGGCTGCCACGACACGGTCGCCTGGTTCGCCGAACGCGGCATTTTGGTCGCTCCGGGCGACTTCTACGGCCCGCGTGGCGGTCGGCATGTACGGGTGGCGCTGACGGCCACCGACGAACGCATCGACGCCGCGGCGCGCCGGCTCAGCTAA
- the fdxA gene encoding ferredoxin: MTYTIAQPCVDIKDKACIEECPVDCIYEGARMLYIHPDECVDCGACEPVCPVEAIYYEDDVPEQWSQYTQINADFFEELGSPGGAAKVGMTENDPQVVKDLPPQGEED, from the coding sequence GTGACGTACACGATCGCGCAGCCTTGCGTCGACATCAAGGACAAGGCATGCATTGAGGAGTGCCCGGTCGACTGCATCTACGAGGGTGCCCGGATGCTCTACATCCACCCCGATGAGTGCGTGGACTGCGGCGCTTGCGAACCGGTGTGCCCGGTCGAAGCGATCTACTACGAAGACGACGTGCCCGAGCAGTGGAGCCAGTACACGCAGATCAACGCCGACTTCTTCGAGGAGCTCGGATCGCCGGGCGGTGCGGCCAAGGTGGGGATGACCGAGAACGACCCGCAAGTGGTCAAGGACCTGCCCCCGCAGGGCGAAGAAGACTGA
- a CDS encoding hemophore-related protein, which produces MARLSLAKFAAAVGGLGVALTAATGIASADPLDAVINTNCSYPQVIAALNATNPGAAAQFNGSPIAQNYLQRFLASPPPQRAQMAAQLQAMPGASQYIGVVESVAGVCNQY; this is translated from the coding sequence ATGGCAAGGCTGTCGTTGGCAAAATTCGCCGCCGCTGTTGGCGGTTTGGGCGTGGCGTTGACCGCTGCGACCGGTATCGCGTCCGCAGATCCGCTGGACGCGGTCATTAACACGAACTGCAGTTACCCGCAGGTGATTGCCGCGCTCAACGCGACGAACCCGGGAGCTGCGGCGCAGTTCAATGGGTCGCCGATCGCGCAGAACTACCTGCAGCGGTTCCTGGCGTCGCCGCCGCCGCAGCGCGCGCAGATGGCGGCGCAGCTGCAGGCGATGCCGGGCGCTTCGCAGTACATCGGCGTGGTTGAGTCCGTCGCCGGTGTCTGCAACCAGTACTGA